One region of Sulfoacidibacillus ferrooxidans genomic DNA includes:
- a CDS encoding carbamoyl phosphate synthase small subunit — protein MTARLLLEDGTLFEGLHFGASGESFGEVVFNTGMTGYQEVLTDPSYYGQMVTMTYPLIGNYGCTIDDLESTRSHVRGLIVREYEPVPSHFKSESSIHDFLVREGVVAIAGIDTRQLTRILRVHGTMRGVITSLDTPLEELKRKLLDYTLPTDQIAHVTTKAAYRLPGEGLRVVLLDFGVKMGVLRSLRARGCDVVVMPAYSTAQEIMAWGPRGVMMSNGPGDPADLPEIVDTLRELIGRVPIFGICMGHQLLCLARGAQTEKLRFGHRGVNHPVKDLRTGRVYMTSQNHGYVVKESSLQDTGLLLTHINQNDGTVEGVWLKQESAFSVQYHPEARPGPDDSDALFDEFIQLMEQFSRGGVAHV, from the coding sequence ATGACAGCAAGATTATTGCTTGAAGATGGAACATTATTTGAAGGGTTGCATTTTGGCGCTAGTGGAGAGTCTTTTGGAGAAGTCGTGTTTAACACTGGGATGACAGGTTACCAAGAAGTACTTACTGATCCATCTTATTACGGTCAAATGGTTACAATGACATATCCGCTTATTGGAAATTACGGCTGTACAATTGATGATTTAGAATCCACGCGCTCACATGTTCGCGGATTGATTGTACGAGAGTACGAACCTGTGCCGAGTCACTTTAAAAGTGAAAGTAGTATCCATGATTTCTTGGTACGGGAAGGTGTCGTTGCTATTGCAGGGATTGATACGCGTCAATTAACACGTATTTTGCGCGTTCATGGGACGATGCGAGGCGTCATCACAAGTCTTGATACACCACTTGAAGAATTAAAAAGAAAGCTTCTTGACTATACGTTACCTACAGATCAGATTGCTCATGTGACGACGAAGGCTGCCTATCGACTTCCTGGTGAAGGGCTACGTGTGGTGTTATTAGACTTTGGTGTGAAAATGGGTGTTTTACGATCATTGCGAGCCCGTGGGTGTGATGTAGTGGTCATGCCAGCTTATAGCACGGCACAAGAGATTATGGCGTGGGGACCGCGAGGTGTCATGATGTCAAATGGACCCGGCGATCCAGCAGACTTACCGGAAATTGTGGATACACTACGTGAATTGATTGGCCGCGTTCCGATATTTGGAATTTGTATGGGCCATCAGTTGTTATGTCTGGCACGCGGGGCGCAAACAGAAAAATTGCGGTTTGGTCATCGCGGTGTCAACCATCCAGTGAAAGATTTGCGAACGGGCCGCGTCTATATGACATCCCAAAATCATGGCTATGTTGTAAAAGAATCGTCACTTCAAGATACTGGTCTTCTGCTCACACATATCAATCAAAATGATGGCACAGTAGAGGGCGTATGGTTAAAACAAGAATCTGCGTTTTCTGTTCAGTATCATCCAGAGGCGCGTCCGGGTCCAGATGATAGTGATGCATTATTTGATGAATTTATTCAGTTGATGGAGCAATTCTCAAGGGGAGGCGTAGCACATGTCTAA
- a CDS encoding MFS transporter produces the protein MLELESDDARYNERVSILNGSFANIGISIVSNFAPLFIIEALHANSQEVALLNALPSLFTIMATWLGALWLSRTVSKKWFCIRATSVARMFYGLIAVAPFFIHGPLLPLVIVILIAIMNIPQSFSGLSWTSLIGDLIPDRRRAVFFGLRNQVLTVIGMVATIVPGLILQHFSPTYLPPYQWFFMLSFLFSGLEIYYLVLHREHPATHADQASVLVVRPKRRIAYLRHQPYRQFLIGSIIFNLGWQMAWPLFNIYQIQMADATAVWISAFTVAAQLTQIATFHLWGKWSEKRGNTFTLAIASLGMAITPIVTILSKNLVYLTGVNLFSGIFVAGVQLLLFNHLLEVAPKAERTSYIAHYNMTIAFVGFIAPEIGVWLLHLLHMDQTMVISTVVRLVSVVLFLIVAKQVVKRQNRIRV, from the coding sequence ATGCTCGAATTAGAGTCTGATGACGCACGGTATAATGAACGCGTCAGCATTTTGAATGGTAGCTTTGCCAATATAGGAATTAGTATTGTGAGTAACTTCGCACCTCTGTTTATCATTGAGGCACTTCATGCCAATAGCCAAGAAGTAGCTTTGTTAAATGCTCTTCCTTCTCTTTTTACCATCATGGCCACGTGGCTTGGGGCTTTATGGTTGTCCCGTACGGTGAGTAAAAAGTGGTTTTGCATTCGCGCTACAAGTGTGGCGCGAATGTTTTATGGGCTCATTGCAGTGGCGCCTTTCTTTATACATGGTCCGTTATTGCCTCTTGTGATTGTCATTTTAATAGCTATAATGAATATTCCTCAGTCATTTAGCGGACTTTCATGGACGTCATTGATTGGCGATCTCATTCCAGATCGACGACGAGCTGTTTTTTTTGGTTTGCGCAATCAAGTGCTAACAGTGATTGGCATGGTTGCAACGATCGTTCCAGGATTGATCTTACAACACTTTTCACCTACCTATCTTCCACCGTATCAGTGGTTTTTTATGCTTTCTTTTTTATTTTCTGGACTGGAAATTTATTATCTGGTGTTGCATCGAGAACATCCAGCTACGCATGCGGATCAAGCGAGTGTGCTTGTAGTACGCCCCAAACGTCGCATCGCTTATTTGCGACATCAACCCTATCGACAATTTCTAATTGGGTCAATTATTTTTAATTTGGGTTGGCAGATGGCGTGGCCACTCTTTAATATTTATCAAATTCAGATGGCTGATGCGACTGCAGTGTGGATTAGCGCCTTTACTGTTGCTGCACAGCTAACGCAAATTGCTACTTTTCATTTATGGGGAAAATGGTCGGAGAAAAGAGGCAATACGTTCACATTAGCTATCGCTAGTTTAGGAATGGCCATTACGCCAATCGTGACAATTTTAAGTAAAAACCTCGTGTATTTAACAGGAGTCAACTTATTTTCAGGAATATTTGTTGCCGGGGTACAATTATTATTATTTAATCATTTATTAGAAGTTGCACCTAAAGCAGAACGCACATCCTATATCGCTCATTACAATATGACGATTGCTTTTGTGGGGTTTATTGCTCCAGAGATCGGTGTATGGCTGTTGCACTTGCTACACATGGATCAGACGATGGTGATCTCGACTGTGGTGCGGCTAGTGAGTGTTGTGCTATTTCTTATTGTAGCAAAGCAAGTAGTCAAGCGACAAAATAGGATCCGTGTATAA
- a CDS encoding DUF2254 family protein, protein MEMNALLKKMILHAVVSGTVIILIFTLSPKGFAGDTDTARNYLSTIVSSLSTILALCISITLVAIQLTASRYTHRVLDLFLKMPFNVSLILFYFVTIIQSLYLLSRISEPIRETLPSYLQPQMTADMVLVVFCFAILIAYLYAVMRLLKPEHIVAEIERECLYAIMRKRKHEALDKVEQICDIAKRAAGDMDSTTGLIAIESLGKIAIHGSRATRSSVTKQFVEIAAIAAKEREGGMLGFVLSGLYAIGAEALQTDRMQDARDVVHAFERIARTALVGQQLVPFVEEAIAAMYRLTSVVIQKETKIMTREHVEFAEKTFRSICQIGEEVLLSEGDGGAYVARVILAHPFGRLLHHLEHLPELITDDGWPLLIDYARLAKRLIHLVQLSDLTHITSWVRDDLTHAVDHEALIRHELILMILLAALSHYEEQKAHVRLFVHAIASKVALPLPIFNEMIGNYRLLRALFDYRDARPHVLAIQTVWEEYTESRSVEVNASLSFLTV, encoded by the coding sequence ATGGAGATGAATGCACTGCTAAAAAAGATGATCTTACATGCTGTGGTGTCGGGTACTGTCATTATTCTTATCTTTACCTTATCACCTAAAGGGTTTGCAGGAGATACGGATACGGCTCGAAACTATTTAAGTACGATTGTTTCAAGTTTGTCCACCATTTTAGCGTTATGTATATCGATCACATTGGTTGCTATTCAATTGACAGCAAGTCGATATACGCATCGCGTGTTGGATTTATTTCTAAAGATGCCATTTAATGTTTCTCTAATCTTGTTTTACTTTGTCACGATTATTCAAAGTTTGTATTTACTTTCGCGAATTTCTGAACCCATTCGAGAGACACTCCCGTCCTATTTGCAGCCGCAAATGACGGCAGACATGGTTCTTGTCGTCTTTTGCTTCGCTATTCTTATCGCGTATCTATATGCAGTTATGCGACTATTAAAGCCAGAGCACATTGTTGCTGAGATTGAACGTGAGTGCCTCTATGCCATTATGCGCAAACGCAAACATGAGGCGTTAGATAAGGTAGAACAAATTTGTGATATTGCAAAGCGCGCTGCAGGTGATATGGATTCAACTACAGGTCTTATTGCAATTGAATCACTTGGGAAAATCGCTATCCATGGATCGCGTGCAACACGGTCTAGTGTGACAAAACAGTTTGTAGAGATTGCAGCAATAGCCGCCAAAGAACGTGAAGGTGGCATGCTTGGTTTTGTGTTATCCGGGCTCTATGCCATTGGTGCAGAGGCATTGCAAACGGATCGCATGCAAGATGCACGTGATGTTGTACATGCATTTGAACGCATTGCGCGGACTGCGTTAGTTGGTCAACAACTGGTTCCTTTTGTAGAAGAAGCGATCGCGGCCATGTATCGCTTGACGAGTGTGGTTATTCAAAAAGAAACGAAAATAATGACGAGAGAACATGTGGAATTTGCAGAAAAAACATTTCGCTCGATTTGTCAAATAGGCGAAGAAGTCCTGCTTAGTGAAGGTGATGGCGGTGCCTATGTGGCGAGAGTGATACTCGCTCATCCATTTGGTCGACTACTCCACCACCTTGAACATTTGCCGGAATTAATCACAGATGATGGGTGGCCGTTGTTAATTGACTATGCAAGGCTAGCTAAACGTCTAATTCATTTGGTGCAATTAAGTGATCTGACACATATTACATCTTGGGTACGGGATGACTTGACGCATGCAGTAGATCATGAAGCGTTGATTCGGCATGAACTTATACTGATGATCTTGCTTGCCGCACTCAGCCATTACGAGGAACAAAAGGCACATGTACGCTTGTTTGTTCATGCCATTGCGAGTAAGGTAGCCTTGCCATTGCCTATCTTCAACGAGATGATAGGCAATTATCGCTTGCTACGCGCTTTGTTTGACTATCGCGATGCAAGGCCGCATGTACTCGCTATACAAACAGTTTGGGAAGAGTATACAGAAAGTCGGTCAGTGGAAGTCAATGCCTCTTTGAGCTTTCTAACAGTGTAG
- a CDS encoding dihydroorotate dehydrogenase electron transfer subunit has translation MSLVKIHSHTAIGSEIYELTFVSPVDLQAVGCEPGQFLHIRVTDSFDFLLRRPLSLCKMDIEHNLVTVVYQVKGAGTKRLSEKQVGDVLDVLGPLGHGYPLHALDRAALLIGGGVGVPPLVELARQLQKAGKVVHTVVGFQSNQHAILISELAAYGAVTVVTNDGSLGRKGLVTDELTNDFCSSYDRYYACGPTPMLQAVQQILEKHKLPGYLSLEERMGCGIGICVGCVHKVSRDGQEMNVKTCKEGPVFAAQEVLFT, from the coding sequence GTGTCACTTGTTAAGATCCACTCTCATACCGCCATCGGATCAGAGATTTATGAACTAACGTTTGTTTCGCCTGTCGATTTACAAGCTGTGGGGTGTGAACCCGGACAGTTTTTACACATTCGCGTGACCGATTCATTTGATTTTTTACTGCGGCGTCCGTTGTCTCTGTGTAAAATGGACATTGAACATAATTTGGTAACTGTTGTGTATCAGGTCAAAGGAGCAGGGACCAAACGATTGTCTGAAAAACAAGTAGGTGATGTTCTCGATGTGCTAGGACCGCTTGGTCATGGGTATCCTCTACATGCATTGGATCGGGCGGCACTTTTGATTGGTGGTGGGGTGGGAGTTCCGCCACTTGTTGAATTAGCAAGACAACTGCAAAAAGCAGGAAAAGTCGTTCACACTGTAGTTGGTTTTCAGTCGAATCAACACGCTATACTCATCTCTGAACTAGCGGCATATGGAGCGGTGACAGTTGTAACAAATGATGGCTCTTTGGGTCGTAAAGGACTAGTAACCGATGAATTGACAAATGATTTTTGTTCTTCTTATGATCGTTACTATGCGTGTGGTCCCACACCTATGCTGCAAGCTGTACAACAGATACTTGAAAAACACAAGCTACCTGGTTATCTCTCGCTTGAAGAGCGTATGGGATGTGGAATCGGTATCTGTGTAGGTTGCGTGCACAAGGTTTCCCGAGATGGGCAAGAGATGAACGTAAAAACTTGCAAAGAAGGACCCGTGTTTGCGGCGCAGGAGGTTTTATTTACATGA
- the carB gene encoding carbamoyl-phosphate synthase large subunit — protein MSKRRDIKSILVIGSGPIVIGQAAEFDYAGTQACHALREEGIRVVLVNSNPATIMTDPETADRVYIEPLTKEFLAQIIRQERPDGILATLGGQTALNLAVELSEDGVLEREGVQLLGTSLSSIRMAEDREEFRELMNRLGEPIPESKIVTSLQEAELFLKEIGLPVIIRPAYTLGGTGGGIATTNEEFVKIAALGLSLSPIGQVLIEQSIAGYKEIEYEVMRDGADNCIVICNMENFDPVGVHTGDSIVVAPSQTLSDQDYQMLRSASLRIIRALGIEGGCNVQLALDPVSKQYYVIEVNPRVSRSSALASKATGYPIAKVAAKVALGYTLDEILNPITGQTYACFEPALDYVVTKIPRWPFDKFASAERNLGTQMKATGEVMALGRTMEESLMKAVRSLEIGLYSLELPALKNLSDEELWQRAIHPDDERIFILYELLRRNVGIEQLYDATKVDSFFLRKLQNILRLANDLEAHGLTDQLLYLAKRSGFVDAYIAKLTGLTLQEVEQRRLSKHLVPVYKMVDTCAAEFEAQTPYYYSTYETEDEVESSDAKKVVVLGSGPIRIGQGIEFDYCSVHASLALRKEGYESIVINNNPETVSTDFNMSSRLYFEPLYVEDVMNVIARERPEGVIVQFGGQTAIHLAKPLADLGIKILGTHVEDIDRAENREKFDDLLSKLDILRPAGRAVTKLSQAMDAAKELQFPVLVRPSYVLGGRAMQIVYTDVELSQYMQEAALVSPEHPVLIDRYLLGVEVEVDAISDGETVIIPGVMEHIERAGVHSGDSIAVYPAQSLTHEWKEKIISDTVRIARELHVVGLLNIQFVIHDHNVYVLEVNPRSSRTVPFLSKVTGIPMVDLAMHAVLGQKLADLGWQTGLVPEKQLISVKVPVFSFAKLREVDVTLGPEMKSTGEVMGTDETLGKALYKGMLAAGFRFPAHGAIIATIADKDKEEALPILRGLSALGFHLYATEGTASFLMRYGIASTLVNKISLEGPSLLDMIRKGQAMMVINTLTRGKKPERDGFRIRREAVEHAIPCLTSLDTAKAVFDVLSSLHFSTRPLQAVEER, from the coding sequence ATGTCTAAACGCAGAGATATCAAGTCAATCCTTGTGATCGGGTCTGGACCTATTGTCATTGGTCAAGCGGCGGAATTTGATTATGCAGGTACACAGGCATGTCACGCTTTACGCGAAGAAGGTATACGAGTCGTATTAGTTAACTCCAATCCAGCCACGATCATGACCGATCCTGAAACGGCTGATCGCGTGTATATTGAACCACTAACGAAAGAATTTTTAGCGCAGATTATACGGCAAGAGCGACCTGATGGAATATTAGCCACACTAGGAGGACAAACTGCGCTAAACTTAGCTGTTGAATTATCGGAAGATGGAGTATTAGAGCGAGAAGGAGTCCAATTGCTTGGCACCTCACTGTCCTCCATTAGAATGGCTGAGGATCGAGAAGAATTTCGCGAGCTCATGAACAGATTAGGTGAGCCTATACCAGAGAGTAAGATTGTAACCTCGCTGCAAGAGGCGGAACTCTTCCTCAAAGAAATTGGACTCCCAGTCATTATTCGACCGGCTTATACGCTAGGTGGTACTGGTGGTGGAATTGCAACCACCAATGAAGAATTTGTAAAAATAGCTGCACTTGGGTTGTCTCTTTCACCGATCGGGCAAGTGCTCATAGAGCAAAGCATTGCTGGATATAAGGAGATCGAGTATGAAGTGATGCGCGATGGCGCAGATAACTGTATCGTCATTTGTAATATGGAGAATTTTGACCCGGTGGGTGTTCATACAGGAGATAGTATTGTCGTGGCACCAAGTCAAACACTCTCTGACCAAGATTACCAAATGCTGCGTTCTGCTAGCTTGCGGATCATCAGAGCACTTGGAATTGAGGGTGGCTGTAATGTGCAGTTGGCATTAGATCCAGTCAGCAAGCAGTATTATGTGATTGAAGTCAATCCGCGCGTAAGTCGTTCGAGTGCACTGGCTTCTAAAGCGACCGGTTATCCGATTGCAAAAGTGGCCGCAAAAGTAGCACTCGGATATACATTAGATGAAATCTTAAATCCCATCACAGGTCAGACGTATGCTTGTTTTGAACCTGCTCTGGATTATGTAGTGACTAAAATTCCGCGCTGGCCATTTGACAAATTTGCAAGTGCGGAGCGCAACCTTGGAACACAAATGAAGGCGACAGGAGAAGTTATGGCGCTAGGGCGGACGATGGAAGAATCATTGATGAAGGCAGTGCGTTCGCTGGAAATAGGGCTCTATTCATTAGAATTACCTGCACTTAAAAACCTATCGGACGAAGAATTGTGGCAACGTGCCATCCATCCTGATGATGAAAGAATATTTATTCTATACGAGCTCTTGAGAAGAAATGTTGGCATTGAACAGTTATACGATGCTACAAAGGTAGATTCGTTTTTTCTTCGCAAACTACAAAATATACTTCGACTCGCCAATGATTTAGAAGCACATGGGCTCACGGATCAGCTTCTATATCTCGCCAAGCGCAGTGGGTTTGTCGATGCGTATATTGCCAAGCTAACAGGGCTTACACTACAAGAAGTAGAGCAACGGCGGCTTTCCAAGCATCTTGTGCCCGTGTACAAAATGGTGGATACATGTGCGGCGGAGTTTGAGGCGCAAACACCGTACTATTACTCCACTTACGAAACAGAAGATGAAGTCGAATCTTCTGATGCAAAAAAAGTAGTTGTACTAGGTTCTGGTCCAATTCGGATAGGGCAGGGAATCGAGTTTGATTACTGTTCTGTTCATGCTTCGCTTGCATTACGCAAAGAGGGCTACGAATCGATCGTTATTAACAATAATCCAGAAACGGTCTCCACAGATTTCAATATGTCTAGCCGCCTATATTTTGAACCATTGTACGTAGAAGATGTAATGAATGTTATCGCACGCGAACGTCCTGAGGGAGTCATCGTGCAGTTTGGCGGTCAAACAGCCATTCATTTGGCAAAACCACTAGCGGACCTTGGAATTAAAATTTTGGGAACGCATGTAGAAGACATCGATCGCGCAGAGAATCGAGAGAAATTTGATGATTTGCTTTCTAAACTAGATATTTTACGGCCGGCAGGCAGGGCTGTAACGAAGCTTTCGCAAGCCATGGATGCTGCAAAGGAGCTCCAATTTCCAGTGCTCGTACGCCCATCGTATGTACTAGGTGGACGCGCAATGCAAATCGTATACACGGATGTTGAGTTATCGCAGTATATGCAAGAAGCTGCGCTTGTTTCACCCGAGCATCCTGTACTTATTGATCGCTATTTACTTGGAGTAGAGGTGGAGGTAGATGCCATCTCAGATGGTGAAACGGTCATTATTCCGGGAGTTATGGAACACATTGAACGCGCTGGAGTCCATTCTGGCGATTCGATTGCAGTCTATCCGGCGCAGTCGCTCACGCATGAGTGGAAAGAAAAGATCATCTCTGATACCGTGCGGATTGCTCGTGAGCTACACGTTGTTGGCTTGCTAAACATTCAGTTTGTCATTCACGATCACAATGTCTATGTATTAGAAGTGAATCCGCGCTCCTCTCGGACGGTGCCATTTCTAAGTAAAGTGACTGGTATTCCAATGGTTGATTTGGCTATGCACGCTGTTCTTGGTCAAAAACTAGCGGATCTTGGTTGGCAGACAGGGCTTGTCCCCGAAAAGCAGCTCATATCTGTTAAGGTTCCTGTGTTCTCCTTTGCAAAACTGCGGGAAGTGGATGTGACACTGGGACCTGAGATGAAGTCAACTGGTGAAGTGATGGGTACCGATGAAACACTAGGAAAAGCTCTTTATAAAGGGATGTTAGCTGCAGGATTTCGCTTCCCTGCACACGGTGCAATTATCGCGACGATCGCTGATAAAGACAAGGAAGAAGCACTCCCGATCTTGCGCGGATTATCTGCACTTGGATTTCACTTATATGCAACAGAGGGCACAGCCAGTTTCCTCATGCGCTATGGTATTGCATCCACGCTTGTCAATAAAATATCGCTTGAAGGGCCGTCACTGCTCGATATGATTCGAAAAGGACAAGCGATGATGGTCATTAACACCCTCACACGCGGTAAGAAGCCTGAGCGCGATGGATTTCGCATTCGACGCGAGGCGGTTGAACATGCGATCCCTTGTCTCACATCACTTGATACGGCAAAAGCGGTGTTTGATGTATTGAGCTCGTTGCATTTTTCTACGCGACCGCTGCAAGCGGTAGAAGAGAGGTAA
- the pyrE gene encoding orotate phosphoribosyltransferase produces MIDQRAIADLLLRIGAVSLRPQEPYTWTSGIQSPIYCDNRLTLSSVVARKLLIDQLIEMIARDFPHVECVAGTATAGIPHAAWIADRLGLPMVYVRGSAKGHGKQNQVEGRIIEGQRVLVVEDTISTGQSALGAVDALGHLGAQVIGVVAIFNYGFSASAQAFADKNLPLSTLTDFATLIHSAVQQQLVGLKDVEILEQFAQNPYGR; encoded by the coding sequence ATGATTGATCAACGTGCTATTGCTGATTTGTTATTGCGTATCGGAGCTGTCAGTTTACGTCCACAAGAACCATATACATGGACATCAGGTATACAATCGCCCATTTATTGTGACAATCGCTTAACCCTTTCTAGTGTCGTTGCACGCAAACTACTCATCGATCAATTGATAGAAATGATCGCACGAGATTTTCCGCACGTAGAGTGTGTAGCTGGAACCGCAACTGCAGGTATTCCGCATGCAGCATGGATCGCTGATCGTTTGGGATTACCTATGGTGTATGTGCGAGGTTCGGCTAAGGGACATGGCAAACAAAATCAAGTGGAAGGACGTATTATTGAAGGCCAAAGAGTATTGGTGGTCGAAGATACCATTTCTACTGGGCAAAGTGCTTTAGGTGCAGTAGACGCTTTGGGCCATCTAGGTGCACAAGTCATTGGAGTTGTGGCTATTTTTAATTATGGATTTTCTGCCTCAGCACAGGCTTTCGCTGATAAAAATTTGCCATTGTCGACGCTCACTGACTTTGCTACACTCATACATAGTGCAGTGCAGCAACAGCTTGTGGGATTGAAGGATGTGGAAATTCTCGAGCAGTTTGCACAAAATCCATACGGGAGATAA
- the pyrF gene encoding orotidine-5'-phosphate decarboxylase, producing the protein MINEKQQQVEVPVFVALDFAHAHEARELVQKLGEHHSHYKIGLQLYLAAGRAFVSELESEGKSIFLDLKFHDIPNTVHFAVAEAAKLGVDFVTIHAGGGKEMMKSAVEAAHHHSLPQHQTKVLAVTLLTSLHVNDLVQLGYMTTDLVKQVQRLTYLAQDCNVHGVVCSAHEVAAVKASTGLKTMVPGIRTSGDAKGDQARVATPEYAVQCGADYLVVGRPITQAANPVQALQELKALISGSQHETGEMNV; encoded by the coding sequence GTGATCAATGAGAAGCAACAACAAGTAGAGGTACCTGTATTTGTAGCATTAGATTTTGCTCACGCGCACGAAGCGCGCGAACTTGTTCAAAAGTTAGGCGAACATCATTCGCACTATAAAATTGGATTGCAGCTATATCTAGCAGCAGGGCGGGCATTTGTTTCGGAACTAGAATCAGAAGGAAAATCTATTTTTCTTGATTTAAAGTTTCACGACATTCCAAACACGGTACATTTTGCAGTAGCAGAAGCTGCTAAGCTTGGCGTGGACTTTGTGACTATCCATGCAGGAGGGGGTAAAGAAATGATGAAATCTGCGGTTGAAGCAGCTCATCATCATTCTTTGCCGCAGCATCAAACAAAAGTACTTGCTGTAACGTTACTTACAAGCTTGCATGTTAACGATCTCGTGCAACTTGGATATATGACTACTGATCTAGTTAAACAAGTGCAACGACTGACTTATCTTGCGCAGGATTGTAATGTGCATGGTGTAGTGTGTAGTGCACATGAAGTAGCTGCGGTAAAAGCAAGCACTGGATTAAAGACTATGGTCCCAGGTATTCGCACAAGTGGCGATGCTAAAGGTGATCAGGCTCGTGTTGCCACACCTGAGTATGCTGTGCAGTGTGGAGCAGATTATCTGGTGGTTGGACGCCCTATAACACAGGCGGCAAATCCTGTGCAAGCGTTGCAAGAACTCAAGGCGTTGATCAGTGGTAGCCAGCATGAAACAGGGGAGATGAATGTATGA
- a CDS encoding dihydroorotate dehydrogenase, producing the protein MRNVDLTVPFLDMNFKNPVMPASGCFSFGREMAALYDLNRLGAIVVKATTLDERQGNKTPRLAETAAGMLNSIGLQNPGVERVMSEELPYLTQFNQLPVIVNVAGTAIEDYVMVVQRLSDMDSITAIELNISCPNVKCGGIQFGTDPAMAQSMIRAIKEVARMPVIVKLSPNVTDIVQMAVACEEAGADALSLINTLIGMQIDVEHKRPLLANGVGGLSGPAVKPVAVRMVYEVTSAVSIPVIGMGGIMTGVDAIEFLMAGASAVQVGTANFVDPYACIRIIDELGAWCDAHGVRAVTELIGAAKA; encoded by the coding sequence ATAAGAAATGTGGATCTTACAGTTCCTTTCTTGGATATGAATTTTAAAAATCCAGTCATGCCAGCATCAGGTTGCTTTTCTTTTGGACGCGAGATGGCAGCGCTGTACGATTTGAATCGACTAGGTGCAATTGTAGTTAAGGCCACAACACTTGATGAGCGACAAGGCAATAAAACTCCACGGCTTGCAGAAACGGCTGCAGGCATGCTAAATTCCATCGGATTACAGAATCCGGGAGTTGAGCGAGTGATGAGTGAGGAACTACCCTATCTCACGCAATTCAATCAATTGCCGGTGATTGTCAATGTGGCTGGAACGGCGATCGAGGATTACGTCATGGTTGTACAGAGACTATCGGACATGGATTCCATTACGGCGATTGAATTGAATATCTCCTGTCCTAATGTGAAGTGTGGGGGCATCCAGTTTGGTACAGATCCAGCTATGGCACAGAGTATGATTCGCGCGATTAAAGAAGTCGCGCGCATGCCTGTGATCGTAAAGCTTTCGCCAAATGTTACAGATATTGTACAGATGGCAGTTGCCTGTGAAGAGGCTGGTGCCGATGCGTTATCGCTGATTAATACACTGATTGGCATGCAAATTGATGTCGAGCATAAGCGACCACTGCTAGCCAATGGTGTAGGTGGATTGTCGGGCCCAGCAGTAAAACCTGTGGCAGTACGCATGGTGTATGAAGTCACTTCTGCTGTTAGCATACCTGTTATAGGCATGGGTGGCATCATGACAGGTGTTGATGCGATAGAATTTTTGATGGCTGGTGCAAGCGCAGTACAAGTGGGGACGGCAAACTTTGTGGATCCATATGCGTGTATTCGAATTATCGATGAGCTTGGTGCATGGTGTGATGCGCACGGTGTACGGGCTGTCACTGAGCTTATAGGTGCGGCTAAAGCTTGA